TACTGGTGTCTTTCCTGGCAGAACTACTACAACAAGCTGCAATGACTGGAAGGTGGACTTTAAATAACGGAACATTGGTTCAACTTGATCTGGTCCTGTAGCATATTTACAGAAACATGGCTGACCAATTATAGGCATACCTGCATCATTTGATATCTTTTGGAGTTGTTGAgtaaaatttctgaaataaatcaataaaaaaaatactaggGTTGGTTTCTGTACAGGAGAAAAACTAAATTGTGCATACTTGGATCAAACAgcactaaaatatacaaattataaaactaaGAGATGTTGCACATTTCCTGTTTATTAAATGTTTACAAACAGTGAAGTAAAGAAAAAGTAATTCAACTTTATGGTCGATGCAGCTCAAAATGAAGGAATCTATCTCTGTGTAATAGATTTGGATATTGTTTAGAGgcagattattttttaaaatttgtaaaacagTGATGAgacattaattgaaatttacaaTGGTAgattaaatcaaattgtttatGGTTTTGGattgatatttgataattaatGATATATTACAGACAGTGCAGGTAAAATGTGAACATGTCATTCATCATTACTTACCTTAAGGCATCCTCCCGGACGGTACGTTGAGGGGCGAAGCAGGCAATAGCCCAAACTCTTATTTCAACACCAGTAAAGAATTGCTTACCGCGCATATCCCATACACCTTGATTTGGCATTGCTTGCTGTTTGCTCTGTAACAATTAACTGAAATAATATGGCGAATAACACACATTCCTACATTTggcaaaattataaataagcaTATTTTACAATCtaatcttaataaaaatataaaacccaATCAACAAACtgcacaattaaaaaaatgtgtaattaaaatttaaaccagTTTGGAAAATAACATATTAGCACATGAAATACTGATAAAAATTGGACCTCAAAATTGCAGTTGtgaatatatagatttttagtGAAGTAAAATACAATAGATtcaagaaaaaggaaaaatatcaaatctattttatgtaatttactGTTCAAAAGAAATACATCCTTGAGCTTACACCAAGACTCGACAAAAAATTAGTTTACAAGAGGAAAATGATATTAACTAGACACATATGAATGATGATTATATTTATTCCtagtttattcataaaataccatttaaatagaatatattgTAAATCTCAGcaaataaataatgaaagtaCTCAGGGAAAGAACTTTCGAGGATAAAGTGAAATGTATTAATCTCCCTGATCGGTAGCATATTAAACTACTGTGCTTCTggttcaaatatttgaaataattttgatgcGTATTGATTTCTCGTTTTAATAAACATACACGATACACATCAAACATGCTACAAATACTACAATTCATAAATACGAAAACTTTTATTCAGCATTAACCCTCTCCGAGTTCATAatacaaattagaaaatattctgcAGGTAtcgaatttttcatatttaaagttatataaaattattgtattgtaaaATTGCATTCAAAATGAAGATGTCTCAATGAAAATTTAACAAACGTGGCAAATTCATTGGACatcaaaaagatgaaaataaaactgttttttatccatttctgtctataacttataaatattttataaatagtgtGAGGTTTAATGCTTTGACAATCAACTAGAACAATCATTACAAGAGAAcacagtattttttatttattttgcaaaatatgaGAGGAAAATGTGCTACCAACATCTCAggcagaaaataatttaaaaaatacacaatTGTGCAACCCCAATTTATCACTACTTGTAAAAAGGCAAATTAAGGTGAACAATTTGAAGATTGCaggtttattgaaaaatgtgctttaaaatttcatctacTTATGTTATTTATGAATAAAGCTGTACTAACATAACCCAAACAAAGGTTTtcatttacaatataaaattaattaaaaacaacacTGTACGTTTTTCTCAAACAAATTTTAGTTGGAGCTTCTTTGGAATCATAAAAGTTTACTTGATTAATAATTAtggttatttaaattttaacattaCAGGTTGTTTTCGGCTTTAACAATTTCTTTTAGACATTTTTGTGAAGAGCTATTTTCGAAACTTGAAATGTATACCAGAATATTATTCCACTtgatacaacaaaaaattgtattatttttgtgtGGGTAGATTATGTCAGTATCAGACTACTTACTTGTACGGAACTCTTTAATTGAAATAAGGAGAATCCTATATCAATtgatcaataataaaattgacacATTTTGAAAACTAGTGATACAGAACTAAAAACAATTGTAGATTGTTTGTTTCCTCTTTTCAGGATTGCCTGCAATCTCCCTCAAAACAAGCtaagctaaaaataaaataaaatacaactGGAAACTAACGTGCCAGCCCACCTGTCCGCTGAGGGAGGCTACCCTACCGCCATATTGTAATTTTGGCGGAGGTAAAACCCTCCCTCTGACCTCCATCATGTTGTTGCTGATGGTCAGGCCGAATTCTTGTACGTACTCGTCGTTATTAAAATCAGCTCGACGAACCAAGTTGTTTATTTCTCGTTCTCTATCTGGTGCAGAtctgaaaattaacaaaaaaaaacatatccCGTTTATAGAACTAcaaatttttgtaacaattaCCTAGCGGTTGCCTTGATCATTGTTGACGTTTGCATGtccgttaatttttttatacaccTTTGTCCAGCAACAATGTTGCATACCTCTAATGGTAAGTATGTGTGCTTGTGTTCTTGGCCAACCTGGAGGCATGGCAAATGTGGATAtctcaatttcattttatatttgtcCAAGAAATATTTAGCCACTGTACATTCTACAGTTTGACCATTTTCTAACTGAAgtggaaaactgaaaaaataacaaaaactcaCACATTAATTCAACTTACAGTGAAAACCCAATTCTCTGGCACTCAGTTGAATGGATGTCTACCTTTATTTACACGAGGATTTTCCTTTACTCAGAACTGTTTGATCATTATTCAATTCCCTTCTTACTAATGATAAAATTtacatataatacatatatacaatattacaggaagtaggcagattgaggccttggaatcaaccaaaagGCTTTTTGGTTCTTCTGCGTCTCTACTGTATCTCCAATTTAAAATTAGCATGGAGTAAAAAGCGACATGTCATTACAGGTATCAGTAAGAGACAAAATTATTGTGATTTTCAGGATATAATAGATATAACAGAATCAAGTACCACAAAACGCAGAGGCATTCTGTATAGAAAAAGCCAAAACCTTCTTTGGCAAACAAACTACTGTTATTAAAAGGCTTTCCAAAACTATGATTGACTTGATCCGATTATGATCTGAACATTTGGAAAGTAATCCACATCATTTTCATTAGCGTTCGAAAACTGAACAAAGTGAATGGTCCAGTAATATCAGTGGATAAATATGATCACCTAATggtatatttgtttttaattctttgaaCTTTCAACATTAATTCCACATATAAACTTAATTGTTATGAAAATCATAATTGACAGTATGCTGAGATTTGCAGCTTTGGTACTTTTTGgcttcaaaacaaaattaaattcggCTTTATAAGATAAGATATCTGTATTATTATGTTTCTACTTACGATTGCATTTGTGCAGGCCTCCTAGTAACGTTACACACCCTATATTTTCTCCTCATAGCTCCACAATGggttatttcgatttttaatcCTTTAATTTCTTTTGTGAATTTAACGCGTTGGCTATCGGTGAGAGGTTTTCTTTGTTCGTTTATATCTCGTATATCGAGAACCTCACACATAAATTCTATCACAGGTTGCGCTTTATAAAATGCAGTTGCagatactaaaaaaaatataataatcaacaAATATATTCAATGACAGATCATAAATAGAGTTTGACTAAGGAAATATTTCATTAGCTGATACATTTCCTAATTCAATTACATGAAAAAGTTGTCATAAGTATGGCTAAACAGATCAAATAAATCGATCATGATACATAAATACACTTACCGTCAATATTGAGCATCATTTTCCATTGACTAGGTCTCACTGATTGATGGAATCCAAACCAGACCTCTCTACCACCACCTACATAACAATATACATATTAAACATATAGTTACAAATCTGCATTGAAAACATATCTCTTGAATATCTGTTTAGTTCTTAATTTGCTTACCTAAAGGATGGTAATATCCTTCAGGACTACTAAAGAAACTTCTCCCTACAGGTGTATAGCTCATTGAAGGTAAATGCCTCATAACTACATCCAAAGCCAAAATAGCTTCAAATGGTATCTGCCTCGTTCTGCCTTCTAGAGCTTCCTCCAAACCATAAAGAGACACTTGAGCAACCCATTTGATGGACACCCGAAAAAGTCTGTCTTTACCTTCGCCTGGTAGGGTTACCTCCAGTTCTTCACGCGAGTTACCGATAGGTAATGGATCTCTTGTATATAGATTATTTCGACCATCAAATACTGGTTTGAGGTTGCCGAATATCTTGCCGTATGCTTTTACCATGGTTTCAATTATTTCTCTATTTACCTGAAATAATTATAAGTATGTTACATACTATGAActtgatttttgtaaaagtaTATTTTAGGTCCAGAGTATTGATTACCATGTTGTATGTGTTAGTTGGATGGTTTAATTTACTGACCTTTCGAGGACATTTGTCAGGTTGAATATTAACGTCATAGTGATGTACGAAGCCCCTAGGCATTGTGATTTGAAAATGGTTGGCCTTGAGTCCTATAGGTCGACCTTCTCGTCCTAAATTTGGCCTTCTCGGACATTGAAAGACCGGGGGCTCTACTGGCGGTGATACTGCAGCAACAGCTCCGGTTGTGCCAGGAACTGCAACAGCAGTACTTGTGGCGCCCAAAGAGGTTCCTGATGCACCCGCTATAACAAAAATCATCAGTTATGGAGCTGTAAACCATTATAAACAACAAGGGAATTATCCTGACAAATTgctaaaaattttaagaaaaccTTTATCAAAAGGCAATATACAGAAGTTAACTTCACTCAGCAACTTAATTCATTGGTTACAAAGATTATGATGTATTTTAAATCAGGGTGATAAATATTAAGtgaatttttatgaattgtATTTCCTAAATATGACGATTTTAACTTTTGTACCATCAGATAATTCTTAAATATGGAATGTATCTCCCCTTTTCCTTCTTGAAAAAACATACAATGCCCAAACCACATCAAGTTAATCAAGAAGAATAAGAGAAATTGTACAGTACGTTgtgactattttttattaaaaatttgttatatgtCGAATactattaatttaaatgaatcaaGTAGCGGCCGTCCTTCAATATATTCTGGTTCGCCAAATATGGCCACTTTTAACGccaaaattgtaataatttaaatgcaaaccaCACAAGACTCCCGAAAAATAAACAAGACTACAAAAAAATCTactcaaaacacaaaatttaccTGCCAATGATTCTGCAAATGTGGTTTGTGAGGTAGGGCTTGTCTGTCTAGGAGGACTGGTCTGCCAAGCTtctatgaaaaaactttttattggatttttgttcttaaaaatGTCCATCAACTGAATCAACTTTTATTATGTCATGCACACCATGTACAGATTCGAAAAGTACCAGATTTTCCAATATACACTGCTTCAACTAAaccatttaatttttattaaagcaaCCAGAAActttctgtattttttgtttccgtgttaatgtaatatttttgagactatttttaaaaaatggaatgattttttgaagcaatgtatttttttagttttcttgaaaattcCAGTTTGAAAAAATGATCAGTGTAGTTTTATAGTGTATCTAGAATCAGttaaaaatccataaaaaagTTATGGTTTTGAATTAGCATATTTATGATAATAGTTTATAAACTATATACCAACAGTAACCCTTCTATTCTGCAGATTCACGTTCAATATGTATACTTTCAGAATTTCAAACTATTAGTTCAATTACTTGTTGAAGAGTacaatttctatattattttggacACAATGAACACTTGtatgtaatatatataaatactttacacagttattttaatttttaaagatatataAGTGTCACCTACTCCTTAGATACTTGAATTAACAATTTTGTGTGTGTTTGTCAGACAATGTAAAATTGGTTTTGTTTACACTCAGTTTAATTTTGTTGCATTGTTAAAGTTGCTCTTTTAAGAACAAACTGATTGCCTATATATAATAACTAAACTTTTTGTATAGGAGTAAAAAGTTGCAATATGCTACATTATCTATTTTGTAGATATTCATGAatgttaaatgaaataaaacttcataaatttgttatttgttgataaaaacaGAGGAAATAAGTTCATTATGTATACATTCTAAAAGAAATGATTTAAAATGAGTggaacaattttaatatatcCAAATCTGGAATATATGAATTAAATGCAacatattttcatgatattaaATATGAACATAAGATTGTTTCATATTTCCTCAATCTTCATACTATTATGAAAGCCCACCAACATTGTTCTAATTTTACCTCATATCATCTCTATACCTCAATCTTGAAAGCGCCCTTCAAGATACAGGACTTTTTACCAAAATTGCAAGTTTacttatttaagaaaattcatCTAAAATAAATGGTAATTTCGGTATGGTAAAATATatgtgtattaaaaaaaatgaatatcatCATCCAGTATTACCATAAGGGTCGACAGGATCGCAGATCTTTGTCAATAGATGTGTATAATATTTGTTGACCAatgcaaataaaacaaacacaacaatataaatactgCATATGCAATACTATTAATATCAAGGAGTAGGGTCCAAGTCAAATTTGTCATTACCGACTAATTCAAGGATCACGTccctaaaaaaatgtaaacttCATAGAACTTACATTGCACTTTTTGTAATGcataccaaaattataaaaatccttcATATTATCCATTGGTTTAGAATATGCTATATTTGAATTGCATATCAAAAGAAACattatcaaatacaaaaatgaGGTTTTAGCTActaaaattgtcaattttcttttatgacAACCTGTAACAGGCATATTAAGCcaacattcacaaaaaaaatgaaccTTTCTTAgcaaaaattcattcaaatgtGCATTTTGAGACATCTGGATTTCACAATTCCTGGAATTTTAATGGGAATGTCAATGGCAATGTGAAATAGGAAATTTGTATTGAATAGGAGTTCAGTCTattttacaaaaagtatatAATGATTTACAACAGAAAAACCAGAACTTACAGCGCACAATCcattaaatttgttatattttaacaatataataaattagtaGGCATAACTCAAATTGGAAAGTATTTTAAGAACAAAGGATAGTGAAGAATTATATCTAAtaacaaagcaaaataaataaattacataatttcTTCATCTTGCAATAACTAGATCCTAATCAATAGTCTCAAGAACTCTATGCGCTATAAGGTCAACGACCTTACATGCACTTGGATTTTAAAGAATTAGTGATTTAACTTTGTAATAGCAACTAAAAATTTCCTGTTtggaatgtataaaaaataaagtaattagAAATTACTGATGAATCATTTCAATAGCCATTAGTTGaatatttaactatatttttatcaatatgaTACATAAATTAAATGATTCAAGTTATAACGCAGTAACATATATTTGAAGAGGTCTATAAATTCAAagattatatattttacttgattataataataaaaaatgttttgtttatgtttgttgaaccaaatttccaaaaataaatagaatatcaGGTCGATTTCCGTTTTGAATTAGTATTAGAAAGGTCGCAATCGCAACTACGACGGAATTTTTTACCTAACTTCCACTATATAATcgaattagaaaaattcaatgacCTTATTTCAAACTCGATATTAAAGAGCCTGGTTTGATAGGTTAAGTTAAATATCTAACTCGCTTAATTCCAACGAATTTTCTCCCTAGAAGTTATTTTATTCCAGTGGAAAGTAGGTAAAATTAcggaaaattcaagaaaatatagCAGAAATTTACGATAAAACattcaaacaaagaatttaGTCTATGTAGACCTCGTTTATGACAACAAACACTAACGCTTAGAAttactatttatattattaaaatattgaattttacttaCGGCCTCCAGATCCgggatacattttttattctatatattgtaaataaattaaatacacAAGCACACTAAACACACCACTATTATTTGTTTGAAGAGATTGTCTATCTAGTTACAAAAGACGACAGCCATTTGCAATCATGACGTCAACATGAGCTGCGAGTGCTCCGTGTTGGACAACGGACAACGTTGTCAAATATAGACAATAAACTATCCTAAAAGTAATAGagttttcacttaatttttttgtctagGTAACCATTAATGTTACCGTCTTCTAATGTTTTATTAtgaaagtttgacattttcaaccATTCTCCTATAACTGTTGATCAAACAACTCACAGTTCAGTTCTGATTTTGCGTTCCTTTTCATTCCTATTCAAGTGGAAAAAGCATTTTAAAAATGGGTCCAAAAAATTGGGAAGAGAATATTCTgagaaacaataaagccatCACACTAATAACAATGTGAtgttcttataaaaaaatatttacgagataagtattttcaatagttacaaaaaaaaaacgattcggctcattacaattatttaataaatatttttaaaactatataaatatgttGTTGCTATAATATTAGATCAGTAAAAAGTAGAAAGAtctgtttttaaaatatgtattataagatcaaaatcattaattaattagatACTCGATTTAATTCAGGTTATTGctacatattttaaaaacaaattactaaatttgttttttttacagATTAAATTATAACTTGACAACGTTGTATTTTTAAACGACGCGATCGATTCCGTGACATGGTATGCTGGAGAAGCAACAAAATGCCAATCACGGGCGGAGGCGTCGATTTTTTTAAGGAAGTCATATATAAAACCTAAAATTGTTTACCTCAGcttaaaatgtttaataaatcTTATTAATTAGATAAGATTCTTGATTTGTtttgtaatcaaaataatatcGTTATGATACATAGATAAtatggaatttttaaattatacatacTATGCATTCTATATTTAAGaatcattcaattataaaatatactgaTGATGTCATTCAATGACATCAtcagtatattttataattatattttcattgataaaacAAGCTCTAACAGGCTAGAAATGTATTAAAGcatttctattttcaatcaCAATACCTAACTTAGTTCATGGTTGcccaataagaaaaataataaccaAAGTAAGTTTATAGCTTGACTAAATCCACTATCTTAGAATAatattggatttattttttgtatataaatttttaaaaaacactaataattatattttataataatacaaattgatATTACAACAATGTTTATAACAGAGAATCCAAGAAGTAGAGGGAAGACAAAAAATGAAGAGATTCGTCCAAGTGTAAATTCATTTATGATGACGTCATGATTACGTCATGATGATATCATCTCATccaatgtttttaaaatgaaaaacttcatttaaataTGCGGATTGATTCTAATAACGAAAATATGTATCTCTATTATACAGATATTTTAGTTTCAATCTcatataataatagtttttgagtaGTTGGGTAAATATGGTGAAAAAAGAATTTCGAATGTTGTTCAAACATTATTTATgtgatataacaaaaaaaccgaaaaaaagtTACGTCAACATTATTCTGAAAGTGCTACGTCCCGTGGAATGCTTCGAAGTAATCTTCTGCTTTAAAAGTGGCCATATGAACAAGGATGTTGCGGATCGTCCGGGACCGTCATTtacgaattttattttcttcaatagtATTTCTGGCTCGTAAAActcaatatttatatcaattaagAATGTTTAAACTAGTTTTAACTTACGGTTGGGATTTTGCTGCATACTGGGATGTTGTGGAGGTTGTGGATGAGCTGCAAGATGCGTTGCCTGTGTTCTATGACCGATAAGACTAAGAGCTGTCATATCTGGCAGTAGGACTGGCGAGAGCCCTGTCTGCATTGTCAGCTCAGTCTCCGCAGACATGGTTCATGTACctttaagaaaatttcaaagGTTATTTAATTGGTTTCACATTCAACATTAACATGTATACTccagaacctaacctaacctaacactCATAAACGACAACTAATGTTTGTCAATTAAGATACAACAATCTACTAAGAGAACGTCGCTAGAGagagaataataaatatttcattagttCAAGACCGTTTGATCCAGGTACTTTCgctcattttaaataattcacttGGAAAATGAAAACACGTTTTGAATAATAATCAAACTCGATAGTAGATTAGATCAGATGAGCTAGGGCGTAAAGACGCGAATCCACCTCGCTAACAATTTGACCTATTGATCTATTGTATAGACTCGACTATTCACCAGTCAGGTAATAAGGACTTTGTAAAGGGAGCTACCAGTACGGGGTCTATACGGTTTACCTCTTCTGGCTTCAAAAAGCTTGATTATAAGTACCGTAGTCTCCGGTCCACTGGAGAATGTCCAATAAACATACCAGTAACTCTTTTGGCTCGTCTTTGCtcaacatatatatatatatatatatatatatatatatatatatatatatatatatatatatatatatatatatatatatatatatatatataaatattt
The window above is part of the Diorhabda sublineata isolate icDioSubl1.1 chromosome 3, icDioSubl1.1, whole genome shotgun sequence genome. Proteins encoded here:
- the LOC130441064 gene encoding protein argonaute-2 isoform X10 translates to MYPGSGGPGASGTSLGATSTAVAVPGTTGAVAAVSPPVEPPVFQCPRRPNLGREGRPIGLKANHFQITMPRGFVHHYDVNIQPDKCPRKVNREIIETMVKAYGKIFGNLKPVFDGRNNLYTRDPLPIGNSREELEVTLPGEGKDRLFRVSIKWVAQVSLYGLEEALEGRTRQIPFEAILALDVVMRHLPSMSYTPVGRSFFSSPEGYYHPLGGGREVWFGFHQSVRPSQWKMMLNIDVSATAFYKAQPVIEFMCEVLDIRDINEQRKPLTDSQRVKFTKEIKGLKIEITHCGAMRRKYRVCNVTRRPAQMQSFPLQLENGQTVECTVAKYFLDKYKMKLRYPHLPCLQVGQEHKHTYLPLEVCNIVAGQRCIKKLTDMQTSTMIKATARSAPDREREINNLVRRADFNNDEYVQEFGLTISNNMMEVRGRVLPPPKLQYGGRVASLSGQVGWHSKQQAMPNQGVWDMRGKQFFTGVEIRVWAIACFAPQRTVREDALRNFTQQLQKISNDAGMPIIGQPCFCKYATGPDQVEPMFRYLKSTFQSLQLVVVVLPGKTPVYAEVKRVGDTVLGMATQCVQAKNVNKTSPQTLSNLCLKINVKLGGINSILVPSIRPKIFNEPVIFLGADVTHPPAGDNKKPSIAAVVGSMDAHPSRYAATVRVQQHRQEIIQELSSMVRELLIMFYKSTGGYKPHRIILYRDGVSEGQFLQLLQHELTAIREACIKLESDYKPGITFIVVQKRHHTRLFCSDKKEQSGKSGNIPAGTTVDVGITHPTEFDFYLCSHQGIQGTSRPSHYHVLWDDSHLDSDELQCLTYQLCHTYVRCTRSVSIPAPAYYAHLVAFRARYHLVEKEHDSGEGSHQSGSSEDRTPGAMARAITVHADTKKVMYFA